One window of the Pedobacter ginsengisoli genome contains the following:
- a CDS encoding PQQ-binding-like beta-propeller repeat protein yields the protein MKSIIVFIVLLVSFLNVDAQAFKYAFVTDTHVGTETGEEDLRRTVNDINLQNDLDFVIVTGDVTEMGTKAEIKLAKEILSGLKKPWYVIPGNHDTGWSESGGVDFIREFGDDKFTFDHNGFRFIACASGPYVRMSDGHIPRDAVVWLDGVLKKTPADMPIVFINHYPIDNSLDNWYEATDRIKKYNIQYAICGHGHANQAMDFEGVPATMGRSNLRAKDSIGGYNVVTMRGDSALFAVKKPGSLLEPSWRSIPLGTFVANSSSKIVRPSYEINNTYSQVKSAWTYHASANVVLTPAADKKLVVFGNSIGEVEALSIKDGSKKWGFKTGGAIYSSPAIAGKIVVLGSGDGFIYGLDLNSGKEIWKIKTNASVLGTPLVDGKVVYIGGSDHNFRAIDIKTGKQIWTFDGIEGAIVGKPLIYQGKVFFGSWGRHLYALDENNGKLLWKWNNGSANRMFSPAMCTPVAKDGVVYFAAPDRVLTALDVNNGSVLWRNKEATVRESIGMSEDGALIFGKTMNDEVVAYRTQTTDPGILWRLNMGFGYEHTPSMLIAKDKQVFFGTRNGVVYAFDPYIQKTVWAHKVDNSMVNTVNVINKKSVLLATMDGVVTLLTIK from the coding sequence ATGAAGAGTATTATTGTTTTTATAGTTCTTTTAGTTTCCTTTTTAAATGTAGATGCCCAGGCCTTTAAGTATGCCTTTGTTACAGATACACATGTTGGAACTGAAACTGGTGAGGAGGATTTGAGAAGAACAGTAAATGATATTAATCTACAGAATGATCTTGATTTTGTTATTGTTACAGGTGATGTTACCGAGATGGGAACTAAGGCTGAAATTAAGCTTGCCAAGGAGATTTTAAGTGGACTAAAAAAGCCTTGGTATGTTATTCCCGGCAATCATGATACAGGTTGGTCAGAGTCAGGAGGTGTAGACTTTATCCGTGAATTTGGTGATGATAAATTTACCTTCGATCATAATGGTTTCAGATTTATAGCATGCGCATCCGGTCCATATGTTAGGATGTCCGATGGACACATTCCAAGAGACGCTGTAGTTTGGCTAGACGGAGTTTTAAAGAAAACACCAGCAGATATGCCAATTGTATTTATTAATCATTATCCGATAGATAATAGCCTGGATAATTGGTATGAAGCAACAGACAGGATTAAAAAATACAATATTCAATATGCAATTTGTGGTCATGGTCATGCCAATCAGGCAATGGATTTTGAAGGTGTACCTGCAACAATGGGCCGCTCTAATTTGCGTGCTAAAGATAGTATTGGAGGATATAATGTGGTTACTATGAGAGGCGACTCTGCTTTGTTTGCTGTTAAAAAGCCTGGGTCATTATTGGAGCCTAGCTGGCGCAGCATCCCTTTGGGTACATTTGTTGCTAATAGCAGCAGTAAAATAGTAAGGCCGTCCTACGAGATCAACAATACATATTCCCAAGTTAAAAGCGCATGGACTTACCATGCAAGTGCAAATGTAGTGTTAACGCCGGCAGCCGATAAAAAGCTGGTAGTTTTTGGAAATAGCATAGGTGAGGTAGAAGCTTTGTCAATAAAAGATGGCAGTAAAAAGTGGGGATTTAAAACAGGAGGTGCTATTTATTCTTCTCCTGCAATTGCAGGAAAGATTGTTGTATTGGGTTCTGGAGATGGTTTTATTTACGGTTTGGATCTTAATAGTGGAAAGGAAATCTGGAAGATTAAAACTAACGCCTCTGTTTTAGGAACACCCTTAGTTGATGGAAAAGTTGTTTATATAGGCGGAAGTGATCATAATTTTAGAGCCATTGACATTAAAACCGGTAAACAAATCTGGACCTTTGATGGGATCGAGGGTGCAATTGTGGGTAAACCTTTAATATATCAGGGCAAGGTGTTTTTTGGCTCCTGGGGGCGTCATCTGTATGCTTTAGACGAAAATAATGGTAAATTGCTATGGAAATGGAACAATGGGAGTGCTAATCGAATGTTTTCTCCTGCAATGTGTACTCCGGTTGCAAAGGATGGCGTAGTTTACTTTGCTGCACCCGATAGAGTGCTTACTGCTCTTGATGTTAATAATGGCAGTGTTCTTTGGAGGAATAAGGAAGCAACGGTTAGGGAATCAATTGGAATGTCTGAAGATGGGGCGCTTATTTTTGGTAAAACAATGAATGATGAGGTGGTGGCATATCGGACACAAACTACAGACCCTGGTATTCTCTGGCGTTTAAATATGGGTTTCGGATATGAGCATACACCGTCTATGCTAATTGCAAAAGACAAGCAGGTTTTCTTTGGAACCAGAAACGGAGTGGTTTATGCATTTGATCCGTATATTCAGAAAACTGTTTGGGCCCATAAGGTTGATAACTCTATGGTAAACACAGTAAATGTTATTAATAAAAAATCTGTGTTACTGGCAACAATGGATGGTGTTGTAACATTACTTACTATTAAGTAA
- a CDS encoding membrane or secreted protein, with protein MKRHIILLVLAISVSLTSVQAQTGLLNGAWEFSNGADQHQLFFEDGYFIHTIHQADKFIMSRGGSYEVSNGTIKGKVFFNSSDSSNVGGELSVPYEVSGDKLSMDVPDGNVSFNRVDDGKAPLAGVWRITGRMQEDGKVADIHQTGSRQTYKMLTGKKFQWVAIDPEKKEFSGTGGGSYTFKDGKYTEQIEFFSRDNSRVGVSLVFDGKLQDGKWHHSGLSSKGTKIYEIWSKVDE; from the coding sequence ATGAAAAGGCACATCATCTTATTAGTACTTGCTATCAGTGTTTCATTAACCTCTGTACAGGCCCAAACTGGTCTCCTTAACGGAGCATGGGAATTCAGTAATGGAGCAGACCAACATCAACTTTTTTTTGAAGATGGGTATTTTATACATACCATACATCAGGCAGATAAATTCATCATGTCTCGCGGAGGAAGCTATGAAGTAAGTAACGGAACCATTAAGGGAAAAGTTTTTTTTAATAGTTCAGACTCATCTAATGTAGGTGGAGAATTAAGTGTTCCCTATGAAGTTTCTGGTGATAAACTATCAATGGATGTGCCGGATGGAAATGTTAGCTTTAACCGTGTAGATGATGGCAAAGCACCACTTGCTGGTGTGTGGAGAATAACAGGCAGAATGCAGGAAGACGGTAAGGTTGCAGATATTCATCAGACTGGTTCCCGACAAACTTACAAAATGCTTACAGGAAAGAAATTTCAATGGGTGGCTATTGATCCTGAGAAAAAGGAATTCTCAGGTACCGGAGGTGGTTCCTATACTTTTAAAGATGGAAAATATACAGAGCAAATAGAGTTTTTCTCAAGAGATAACAGTCGTGTTGGTGTTTCATTGGTTTTTGATGGCAAGCTACAGGATGGCAAATGGCACCACAGTGGATTAAGCAGTAAAGGCACTAAAATCTATGAAATATGGAGTAAGGTTGATGAATAA
- a CDS encoding phosphatase PAP2 family protein, with protein MYRKLLIVMVLLIMPQLIFAQVQDTIQREINSRDDYKPKASAFIIPAVFIGYGVVSLTGDNVIRRLDYTTKNELQEDHPLFAAHADDYMQFAPATAVYGLNLLGIKGKHSLLDATGLYVLSSAIMGGTVTVLKKSTHRLRPNSSGYTSFPSGHTANAFAAAEFLKQEYRDVSPWYGFAGYTVATATGILRTYNNKHWVSDVVAGAGFGILSTKLSYYLYPKLKKLLTGKGNFNYTAAPYYQQQTVGFSLSGTF; from the coding sequence ATGTATAGGAAACTATTAATTGTAATGGTATTGTTAATAATGCCACAACTTATTTTTGCCCAGGTGCAAGATACAATACAGAGAGAAATTAATAGCAGAGATGATTATAAACCCAAAGCAAGCGCTTTTATTATCCCGGCAGTATTTATTGGTTATGGGGTGGTATCATTAACCGGCGATAATGTGATCAGACGACTTGATTATACTACGAAAAATGAGCTGCAGGAAGATCATCCTCTATTTGCTGCTCATGCAGATGATTACATGCAATTTGCTCCTGCTACTGCGGTTTACGGGCTTAATTTATTAGGTATAAAGGGGAAACATTCATTACTTGATGCAACCGGCTTGTATGTATTATCATCCGCAATTATGGGGGGCACAGTAACAGTTTTAAAGAAATCTACACACAGACTGAGGCCTAACAGCTCTGGATACACATCATTCCCTTCTGGTCATACTGCTAATGCATTTGCTGCGGCCGAATTCTTAAAACAAGAATATAGGGATGTATCTCCATGGTATGGTTTTGCAGGTTATACGGTGGCAACTGCAACAGGGATATTAAGAACTTATAACAATAAGCACTGGGTTAGTGATGTTGTTGCAGGTGCCGGCTTTGGTATTCTTTCTACTAAATTATCATACTATTTATATCCTAAACTGAAAAAACTACTTACTGGAAAGGGGAATTTTAATTATACAGCTGCACCATATTATCAGCAACAAACTGTAGGTTTTTCATTAAGTGGAACATTTTAG
- a CDS encoding SMP-30/gluconolactonase/LRE family protein, which translates to MKIKHFSILAFLLSVSSSTLFAQNLTSHPSNLFAADDAKLVSSDFSFTEGCSVDKKGNVFFTDQPNDKIWKYDTDGKLSIFLDKTGRANGTYFDKKGNLITCADEKGQLWSVSPSGKVKVLINNFNGKQFNGPNDIWIHPNGDLYFTDPYYQRDYWQRTAPDLSENDVYYLPKGSKKIKVAASGLVKPNGIVGTPDGKYLYVSDINAGKTYKYAIEKNGELTEKQLIISKGSDGMTLDEKGNIYLTLGQGVFIYNPGGELIAELKIKDGPSNVCFAGKDKNILFITARKTIYTLPMKVKGVE; encoded by the coding sequence ATGAAAATTAAACATTTTAGTATCCTTGCCTTTCTCCTCTCCGTTTCATCATCTACCCTATTCGCACAAAATCTAACCTCACATCCAAGCAATCTATTTGCAGCGGACGATGCTAAACTTGTATCATCTGATTTCAGTTTTACAGAGGGTTGCTCTGTTGATAAAAAGGGAAATGTATTTTTTACAGATCAGCCCAATGATAAAATATGGAAATATGACACAGACGGAAAACTTTCCATTTTCCTGGATAAAACAGGCAGAGCCAATGGCACGTACTTCGACAAAAAAGGAAACCTAATTACCTGTGCAGATGAAAAAGGGCAATTATGGTCAGTAAGCCCATCGGGAAAAGTAAAGGTTCTAATTAATAATTTTAATGGTAAGCAATTTAATGGGCCTAATGATATTTGGATTCACCCAAACGGAGATCTTTATTTCACGGATCCTTATTATCAACGTGATTACTGGCAAAGAACAGCTCCGGATTTAAGTGAGAATGACGTTTATTATCTGCCTAAAGGAAGTAAAAAGATAAAAGTTGCTGCCAGTGGCTTGGTTAAACCAAATGGTATTGTAGGCACACCTGATGGTAAATATTTATATGTATCTGATATTAATGCAGGGAAAACTTATAAATATGCCATCGAAAAAAATGGTGAGTTAACAGAAAAACAATTGATTATCAGTAAAGGATCTGACGGAATGACTCTTGATGAAAAGGGTAATATTTACCTTACTTTAGGGCAAGGTGTTTTTATATACAATCCTGGAGGAGAACTGATTGCTGAACTAAAGATAAAAGACGGACCAAGCAATGTATGTTTTGCAGGAAAGGACAAGAACATATTATTTATTACTGCTCGTAAAACTATATATACACTTCCAATGAAAGTTAAAGGAGTAGAATAA
- a CDS encoding glycoside hydrolase family 172 protein — MKRTYICLLLCSLAIKTIAQNVQINTTTELNKLNSIENLPKYWEETKIIQFSSYDTTGNNDDGFSGKYSFIRKNADSSLVIFEAKGNGVINRIWTPTPNNEILDFYFGGAKKPSYSIRFSDLFSGKVFPFISPLTGNELGGYFCYFPISFKDGCKIVSRGKKMEFYQIQYRSYPKKYQVKNFDPLLTEQEKLALTKVSEDWRNVTKPEGKLIHTEGMLSTEKPVTIADINQGGRITGIKIHHADSFRGLNKNVLIKISWDDEQPSVFMPVADFFGYAFGKESMQSLLLGSADNANYCYFPMPFNGKAKIELLQIQGASGTTPSPIKIEADVFFDNRKYEPLKEGKFYAFWNPDKNTQPGKPHLFLEGKGKGHYVGTILQAQGLNPGMTLFFEGDDVTRIDGEMRMHGTGSEDYFNGGWYALLDRWDRKMSLPLHGSLDYSLPYARTGGYRLFISDKMPFEREITHTIEHGPENNNKPGDYTSVAFYYANKQVHNSVILPNKDLTTVYIPDTLMVYPQLMQYTIGGAVKIDGNILHSTNGGQVKIDLSELPKGHYKLYADMEKSDDGAEITIWQRQKLVSDPISFYADKRTSYPNSYFCDINLDDFKNAITIHFKRDDKKSIVNLHRLKLIRQKN, encoded by the coding sequence ATGAAACGAACCTATATATGCTTATTACTGTGTAGCCTTGCTATTAAAACCATAGCTCAGAATGTTCAGATAAATACAACAACCGAGTTAAATAAACTGAATTCGATAGAAAACCTACCAAAGTATTGGGAAGAAACTAAAATTATACAATTCTCATCTTACGATACAACTGGAAACAATGATGATGGTTTTAGTGGTAAATATTCATTTATCCGTAAAAATGCCGACAGCTCTTTAGTAATATTTGAAGCTAAAGGCAATGGCGTGATCAACAGGATATGGACTCCAACACCAAACAATGAAATTCTTGACTTTTATTTTGGTGGAGCAAAAAAGCCGAGCTATTCCATTCGTTTTTCAGATTTATTCTCAGGCAAGGTTTTTCCATTTATTTCACCATTAACAGGCAATGAACTTGGAGGCTATTTTTGCTACTTCCCTATTTCTTTTAAAGACGGTTGCAAAATCGTTTCTAGAGGTAAAAAAATGGAATTCTATCAAATTCAATATAGAAGTTACCCCAAGAAATATCAGGTGAAAAATTTCGACCCGCTGCTTACTGAGCAAGAAAAACTGGCTTTAACTAAGGTTAGTGAAGACTGGAGAAATGTTACGAAACCTGAAGGTAAGCTGATTCATACTGAAGGAATGTTAAGTACTGAAAAGCCAGTAACCATAGCAGATATAAACCAAGGAGGAAGGATAACCGGAATAAAAATACATCATGCAGATTCTTTCAGAGGTCTAAACAAAAACGTTTTAATTAAAATAAGTTGGGATGATGAACAGCCATCAGTATTTATGCCGGTGGCCGATTTTTTCGGATATGCTTTTGGAAAAGAATCCATGCAGAGTTTGCTTCTTGGCTCTGCAGATAATGCAAATTATTGTTACTTTCCGATGCCTTTTAATGGAAAGGCAAAAATAGAACTTTTACAAATTCAGGGTGCATCTGGCACCACCCCAAGCCCAATAAAAATAGAAGCAGATGTGTTTTTTGACAACAGAAAATATGAACCTTTAAAAGAAGGTAAATTTTACGCCTTTTGGAATCCAGATAAAAATACCCAACCAGGTAAACCTCATCTTTTCTTAGAAGGCAAAGGTAAAGGGCACTACGTTGGAACAATTTTACAGGCACAAGGGCTTAATCCGGGAATGACATTATTCTTTGAGGGAGATGATGTGACACGCATTGATGGCGAGATGAGAATGCACGGGACTGGCTCGGAAGATTACTTTAACGGCGGCTGGTATGCACTACTTGACCGATGGGATAGAAAAATGAGCTTACCACTTCATGGCTCTCTTGATTATTCTTTACCATATGCAAGAACCGGAGGTTACAGGTTATTCATATCTGATAAAATGCCTTTTGAAAGAGAAATTACCCATACCATTGAACACGGCCCCGAAAACAACAATAAGCCTGGTGACTATACTTCTGTTGCATTCTATTACGCAAACAAACAAGTTCATAACAGTGTTATCTTACCAAATAAAGATCTAACCACTGTATATATACCAGATACGCTTATGGTTTATCCTCAATTAATGCAATATACTATTGGGGGTGCAGTAAAAATAGACGGAAACATCTTGCATTCCACCAATGGCGGACAAGTAAAGATAGATCTTAGTGAACTTCCAAAAGGCCACTACAAATTGTATGCTGACATGGAAAAATCTGATGATGGTGCTGAAATTACCATATGGCAAAGGCAAAAATTAGTAAGTGACCCTATTTCTTTCTATGCCGATAAACGTACATCTTATCCAAACTCCTATTTCTGCGATATCAATCTGGATGATTTTAAAAATGCAATAACCATACATTTTAAGCGAGACGACAAAAAATCTATTGTCAACCTACATAGATTGAAATTAATTCGCCAAAAAAATTAA
- a CDS encoding alpha-L-fucosidase, producing the protein MKRRTLVKGLATAIPSLLLSKAIALPAYFLDPEGSKEYIKVPFSPTWDSLKNYKVPEWYKDAKFGIWAHWGPQCEPERGDWYARGMYEEGSDQYKYHVEKYGHPSKFGFKDVINKWKAENWDPDHLVGLYKKAGAEYFVALANHHDNFDLYNSKYQEWNSVKMGPKKDIIGGWAKAAKKHNIHFGVSVHAAHAWSWFETSQRSDKKGPMAGIPYDGKITKADGKGKWWDGEDPQSLYAQNHPLSEDSENNGAIHRQWNWGNGVAKPTDAYIEKFYQRTIDLIDKYEPELVYFDDTALPLWPISDAGLRIAAHLYNRSIKKNGALKAVLNGKILDEEQRKCMVWDIERGQSNEIEPYTWQTDTCIGSWHYDRRIFDNHHYKSSKTVIHTLADVVSKNGNLLLSIPVRGDGTIDADELKVVEEIGQWMKVNKECIYGTRPWKIYGEGPATENMAPLTAQGFNEGKGKPFVAQDIRFTTKGAVLYAIPMGWPENGKITIKSLAKGNASLYPSKIKSMELLGVGPITDFKQDETGLTVTLPAKQPALSYAFALKITN; encoded by the coding sequence ATGAAAAGAAGAACTTTAGTAAAAGGCCTGGCAACTGCTATTCCATCTTTATTATTATCTAAAGCTATCGCTTTACCAGCCTATTTTTTGGATCCTGAAGGATCGAAAGAATATATTAAAGTCCCTTTTTCACCTACATGGGACTCACTAAAAAACTATAAGGTACCTGAATGGTATAAGGATGCTAAGTTTGGCATATGGGCACACTGGGGGCCTCAATGTGAGCCAGAACGTGGCGATTGGTATGCAAGGGGCATGTATGAGGAAGGGAGTGACCAATATAAATATCATGTTGAAAAGTATGGCCATCCTTCAAAATTTGGTTTTAAAGATGTAATAAATAAATGGAAAGCGGAAAACTGGGATCCTGATCATTTAGTTGGCCTTTACAAAAAAGCCGGGGCAGAGTATTTTGTAGCGCTTGCTAACCATCACGATAACTTTGATTTATATAATAGTAAGTATCAGGAGTGGAATTCAGTAAAGATGGGTCCTAAAAAAGATATAATAGGTGGATGGGCGAAAGCCGCGAAAAAACACAATATACATTTTGGTGTAAGTGTGCATGCAGCTCATGCCTGGAGTTGGTTTGAAACTTCGCAAAGATCTGATAAAAAAGGCCCGATGGCAGGTATTCCTTATGATGGAAAAATTACCAAAGCAGATGGTAAAGGAAAATGGTGGGATGGTGAGGATCCACAAAGCTTATATGCTCAGAATCATCCTTTAAGTGAAGATAGTGAGAATAATGGTGCTATACACAGACAATGGAATTGGGGAAATGGGGTAGCTAAACCAACTGACGCATATATAGAAAAATTCTACCAGCGAACCATTGATCTGATCGACAAATATGAACCTGAATTGGTTTACTTTGACGATACAGCTTTGCCTTTATGGCCTATAAGTGATGCTGGTTTGCGCATTGCCGCGCATTTGTATAATCGCAGCATTAAGAAGAACGGAGCTTTAAAGGCTGTGCTAAATGGCAAAATATTAGATGAAGAACAGCGCAAATGCATGGTGTGGGACATTGAGCGCGGGCAAAGTAACGAAATAGAACCATACACATGGCAAACTGATACTTGCATCGGTTCATGGCATTATGATAGACGCATCTTTGATAATCATCATTACAAAAGTTCAAAAACAGTAATTCATACACTTGCCGACGTAGTAAGTAAAAACGGGAACCTCTTATTAAGTATTCCGGTAAGGGGTGATGGAACTATTGACGCTGATGAATTGAAAGTTGTGGAAGAGATTGGACAATGGATGAAAGTTAACAAGGAATGTATTTATGGAACGCGCCCATGGAAGATATATGGCGAAGGACCGGCTACTGAAAATATGGCTCCCCTTACAGCTCAAGGATTTAATGAAGGCAAAGGAAAGCCCTTTGTAGCTCAAGATATTAGGTTTACAACTAAGGGTGCTGTTTTATATGCTATTCCGATGGGGTGGCCTGAGAATGGAAAAATAACGATCAAAAGCCTTGCAAAAGGAAATGCTTCTTTGTATCCTTCTAAAATCAAAAGCATGGAGTTGCTAGGGGTCGGTCCTATTACAGATTTTAAACAAGACGAAACAGGGCTTACAGTAACCTTACCTGCTAAACAGCCAGCACTCAGTTATGCATTTGCATTAAAAATAACAAACTAA
- a CDS encoding AraC family transcriptional regulator, whose translation MKPQLLKIPNSADHSFSVRKDMIPNINNRWHYHTEIELICFHKGTGTQFVGDNIKRFAPGDIVLVGSDLPHYWKYDSLYFDDSGSKEPYSTVIHFYDNFIGERFLHLPETKPIKNILEKAKRGILIKEKNAEEIAVHIEKIYQSTGITKIINLLECLMAIANLPQIALLSSIGFKYDYRESENERMNNIYNFALNNFRKKIQLEEIAAVADLVPNSFCRYFKTRTGKTFSKFLVDIRIGYSCKLILENKMDIKQICFESGFNNFASFHKSFKAITGKTPKIYRQSHMLA comes from the coding sequence ATGAAACCTCAACTCTTAAAAATTCCGAATAGTGCAGATCATTCTTTCAGCGTACGGAAAGATATGATTCCGAATATAAATAACAGATGGCATTACCATACTGAAATAGAATTGATCTGCTTTCATAAGGGTACGGGCACTCAATTTGTTGGCGACAATATTAAAAGGTTTGCTCCCGGAGACATTGTTTTGGTGGGGAGTGATTTGCCTCATTACTGGAAATATGACTCCCTTTATTTTGACGATTCGGGATCAAAGGAGCCATACTCAACCGTAATTCATTTTTACGATAACTTTATCGGTGAGCGGTTTCTTCATCTTCCTGAAACCAAACCGATCAAGAATATCCTTGAAAAAGCTAAAAGAGGAATTTTAATAAAGGAAAAAAATGCGGAAGAAATAGCAGTACATATTGAGAAAATATACCAAAGCACAGGAATTACTAAAATAATAAATCTATTAGAGTGTTTAATGGCTATAGCCAATCTTCCACAAATTGCCTTATTATCTTCTATCGGTTTTAAATATGATTACAGAGAATCTGAAAATGAGCGGATGAACAACATTTACAATTTTGCATTAAACAATTTCAGAAAAAAAATCCAGCTTGAAGAAATAGCAGCTGTTGCAGATTTGGTTCCAAATTCCTTTTGTCGTTATTTTAAAACCCGAACAGGGAAAACTTTTTCTAAATTTCTTGTTGATATTAGAATTGGCTACTCCTGCAAGTTAATTCTAGAAAACAAAATGGATATTAAACAAATATGCTTTGAATCAGGATTTAATAACTTTGCTTCTTTTCATAAGAGTTTTAAAGCGATAACGGGTAAAACTCCTAAAATTTATCGTCAAAGCCATATGCTCGCTTAA
- a CDS encoding aldo/keto reductase has product MLSVKKEKGENIGIQLPPIIFGTSSLGNLYQSIDYETKRNIIRECIEHSFGKALFDTAGKYGAGLALEVLGKSLSDLNIHPDDVVICNKLGWYQTELLTQEPTFEKDVWMDLKNDAVQQISYDGIVKCFDQGNKILGIYSAKMVSVHDPDEYLGMAKDKIEEEQRYRDILEAYRALAELKRQKVVTSIGIGAKNWKVIERVSADVELDWVMIANSLTVKSHPEDLVRFIANLNDKNIQVINSAVFNGGFLVGSDFYNYQRVDKSTEQGRALYEWRDNFFSLCSKFNVKPAEICFDFGFNIPGVSSIALNTTRPEKIKENIMMINKTIPEGFWKAMQEEQLISIPVIR; this is encoded by the coding sequence ATGTTATCTGTAAAAAAAGAAAAAGGAGAGAATATTGGCATTCAGTTGCCACCAATAATATTTGGAACAAGTAGTTTGGGTAATTTATACCAATCCATAGATTACGAAACTAAACGGAATATTATAAGGGAATGCATCGAGCATTCTTTTGGTAAAGCATTATTTGATACAGCAGGTAAGTACGGTGCCGGCCTGGCATTGGAAGTTCTGGGTAAAAGTCTGTCAGATTTGAACATTCACCCTGATGATGTAGTGATATGTAATAAACTTGGCTGGTACCAAACAGAATTGTTAACTCAAGAGCCAACATTTGAAAAGGATGTCTGGATGGATTTGAAAAATGATGCAGTTCAGCAAATTAGCTACGATGGCATTGTGAAATGCTTTGATCAGGGGAATAAGATTTTAGGTATTTATTCGGCAAAGATGGTCTCTGTACATGATCCTGATGAATATTTAGGAATGGCAAAGGATAAGATAGAAGAAGAACAAAGGTACCGAGATATCCTGGAGGCTTACAGGGCACTTGCAGAATTAAAAAGACAAAAAGTAGTAACTTCGATAGGTATTGGTGCAAAAAACTGGAAAGTGATTGAACGTGTTTCAGCCGATGTAGAATTAGATTGGGTAATGATTGCCAATAGCTTAACCGTAAAGTCGCATCCGGAAGATTTGGTTCGGTTTATTGCTAATTTAAACGACAAAAATATTCAGGTTATTAATTCTGCTGTATTTAATGGTGGTTTTTTAGTAGGTAGCGATTTTTATAATTATCAGAGAGTAGATAAAAGTACAGAGCAGGGCAGGGCGCTTTATGAATGGAGAGATAATTTTTTTTCTTTGTGTAGTAAATTCAATGTAAAGCCGGCCGAAATCTGTTTTGATTTTGGTTTTAATATCCCGGGAGTAAGCAGCATTGCCTTAAATACAACCCGGCCTGAAAAGATAAAAGAGAATATAATGATGATAAATAAAACAATTCCAGAAGGTTTTTGGAAAGCAATGCAAGAAGAACAATTGATATCGATACCTGTAATTAGATGA
- a CDS encoding zinc-binding alcohol dehydrogenase family protein, protein MKVLVCNTPGEFEYIDKEQPVLKEGFTKLKVKAVGICGTDYHAYQGVQPFFNYPRILGHEIAAEIAETATNTKFKIGDKVTISPYFYCGHCIACRNGKTNCCEAMQVCGVHIDGAMSEYILVPDYSIIAGEGLNEDELVLVEPLAIGAHGIRRANVQPGEFVLVVGAGPIGLGTMDFAGIGGAEVIALDTNMQRLEFCKDKLRVKHIINAATEDVSGRLKEITNGDMPTVVIDCTGNLNAINNAFQYMAHGARFVLIGLQKQSISFSHPEFHKREATLLSSRNALPADFEHVISCIKDGRVKPINYITHKLKFEEVKDTFLDLKIFENGLVKAVIEL, encoded by the coding sequence ATGAAAGTACTAGTTTGTAATACTCCGGGGGAGTTTGAATATATAGATAAGGAACAGCCCGTTCTGAAAGAAGGATTTACTAAGCTTAAGGTTAAAGCGGTAGGTATTTGTGGTACAGATTATCATGCTTATCAGGGGGTTCAGCCGTTTTTTAATTACCCAAGAATATTAGGTCATGAAATTGCGGCCGAAATTGCTGAAACAGCAACCAATACTAAATTTAAAATAGGAGACAAGGTAACAATAAGTCCTTATTTTTATTGCGGACATTGTATTGCCTGTCGTAATGGCAAAACAAATTGCTGCGAAGCAATGCAGGTATGTGGAGTGCATATTGATGGAGCAATGAGTGAATATATTCTTGTTCCTGATTATTCAATAATTGCTGGTGAAGGTTTAAATGAAGATGAGTTGGTTTTGGTTGAGCCTCTGGCTATTGGAGCCCACGGTATTAGAAGGGCAAATGTTCAGCCAGGTGAATTTGTTCTTGTTGTGGGAGCCGGCCCAATAGGTTTAGGAACGATGGACTTTGCCGGAATAGGCGGTGCAGAGGTAATTGCTTTAGATACCAATATGCAGCGTTTAGAATTCTGCAAGGATAAGTTGCGAGTTAAACATATTATAAATGCCGCAACAGAAGATGTATCTGGTCGATTAAAAGAAATAACCAATGGTGATATGCCTACGGTTGTAATTGATTGTACAGGAAATCTAAACGCTATAAATAATGCATTTCAGTATATGGCTCATGGAGCCCGTTTCGTTCTTATAGGCCTGCAAAAGCAGTCTATAAGTTTTAGCCATCCTGAATTTCATAAAAGAGAAGCTACATTGTTAAGCAGCCGGAATGCATTGCCAGCTGATTTTGAACATGTAATATCATGCATAAAAGATGGTCGCGTAAAGCCAATAAATTACATCACACATAAATTGAAATTTGAAGAGGTAAAAGATACTTTTTTGGATCTTAAAATCTTTGAAAACGGTTTGGTGAAAGCGGTTATCGAACTCTAG